The Rhododendron vialii isolate Sample 1 chromosome 8a, ASM3025357v1 genome has a window encoding:
- the LOC131299190 gene encoding pentatricopeptide repeat-containing protein At3g22470, mitochondrial-like, whose amino-acid sequence MAMYGSILNGLCKMGNTRAAIRLFRMLEKTDTMAYSMIIDRLCKDEMVDDALNFLVEMNSKGIPANVVTYTSLICGLCNCGKWNVATKILREMLGNDVSPDVHTFTVLIKALSKQGLTKEAEVLLEVMIERGLDPDVVIHSNLMQGYCLQGRMEEARRIFNTMVDRVLFAYELLKEAMM is encoded by the coding sequence ATGGCCATGTATGGATCGATTTTAAATGGACTTTGCAAAATGGGAAACACCAGAGCAGCTATTAGGTTGTTTAGGATGTTGGAGAAGACAGACACCATGGCATATAGCATGATCATTGACCGTCTTTGCAAGGACGAGATGGTGGATGACGCTCTCAACTTCTTAGTAGAAATGAATAGCAAAGGTATTCCTGCAAATGTCGTCACTTATACATCTTTGATTTGTGGCCTCTGCAATTGTGGCAAGTGGAATGTGGCTACAAAAATTCTGAGAGAAATGTTGGGTAATGATGTTTCACCAGATGTTCATACATTTACTGTGTTGATCAAGGCACTTAGCAAGCAAGGGCTGACAAAGGAAGCAGAGGTGCTACTTGAAGTCATGATAGAAAGAGGTTTGGATCCTGATGTAGTCATTCACTCGAATCTGATGCAAGGGTATTGTTTGCAAGGCCGGATGGAGGAAGCGAGGAGAATTTTCAATACCATGGTGGATAGGGTATTGTTTGCTTATGAACTCCTCAAAGAAGCCATGATGTGA